AGGCAAGAGATGAAGCTTTCGATTCTGGAGCGATGTATTTTTTAAGCAAACCATTTAATCTTGCCAAATTGGAGCAAGTAATTCAAAAAAAAATAACTAAGAACAATTAATACTATTTCACATGGCTAAGATTCTAGTAATCGATGACAACATTGATATTTGCCAACTTCTAGAGCGGTTTTTAACTAAAAAAGGCTACGAAGTAGATACCACTATCTCTGGTAAAAATGGACTGGAGATGGTTAAGGAAACCTATTACGATCTCATTTTCTGTGACTTTAAACTTCGAGACATGGAAGGTCGAGATGTACTGGCTAAAGTCCGTATAATATCACCTGGAACAAAAGTCGCAATCATCACCGGTTATGCAGATGTGAAAATTGCCGTGGAAGTAATCAAAAAAGGTGCTTTTGATTATATCACTAAACCGCTGATTCCAGATGAAATCATCAGTTTGATTGAGCGTGCTTTAGCTTTAAAAGAAGAAGAAAAAGTCAAATCCGTGACTTTTGAAAAAGCCGATTCAAAAGCCAAGAAAAAGACATCAAAAGCAGAGGCTGATTCTAAGTTTTTGAAGGGTACAGGTAAAGAATCCAAAAAACTTTATAAAGAGGTGAAATTGGTTGCTCCAACCAACCTAAGTGTAGTGATTTATGGAGAAAGCGGAGCAGGAAAAGAGAATATTGCCAGGTTAATTCATGATCAAAGTGAAAGAGCAGGGAAGCCATTTATTGCAGTAGACTGTGGAGCATTGACAAAGGAACTGGCAGGAAGTGAATTGTGGGGCCATGAGAAAGGATCTTTTACCGGAGCCCATACAGAGAAACCAGGGCAATTTGAAATTGCTGACGGAGGAACCATATTCCTTGATGAGATTTCAAACTTGTCTTATGAAGTGCAAGTAGGATTATTAAGATTAGTGCAAGAAAGAAAACTAAGAAGAATAGGAGGTACCAAAGATAAATCTATTGATGTAAGAATTATTGTGGCCTCTAATGAGGATTTGAGGAAAGCTGTTCAGGAAAATAAATTCCGTGAAGATCTTTATTTCAGATTCAATGAATTCAGTATTACCGTTCCTCCATTGAGAGAAAGAAAGGATGATATTGAGGCTTTTGCTTTGCATTTTCTAGAATTATCAAATGAGGAGTTAAATAAAGATGTAGAAGGCTTTGATGAGGAAGTAAAAGAAGTCTTCCAAGAATATGTATGGCCTGGAAACCTTCGTGAAATGCGCAATGTCATCAGAAGGGCTACCTTATTGACAGACGGAGAAAAAATGACTGTTTCTGCATTACCTCCTGAGGTGGTGTATGCGAGGAAATTTAATTTCACCGACTCAACTTCAAGTAATACATCCGACGCTCAAGCCAATGGTGCTCAAGCGAGCAAATCTCCAACTAACTTAAAAGATGCAGCTGCAGAAGCAGAGGCAGAAGTACTGAGAAAAGTACTTGAAGAGGTTAAGTATAACCGAACCAAAGCTGCGAAACAATTGGGGATCGATAGAAAAACTCTGTTCAACAAAATGAAACAATACGATTTATAATTCAATACAGAATCATAAAAAAAAGGGCTTTCAGTAAACTGGAAGCCCTTTTTTTGTGCAAGGCATTCAACAGGATGGGGAATCTATTTCATGCGATTTTTAAGGTGTTTTTACCAATGATTTTTGTTCTCCAATGATTCTTTGTTTCAGTAGTTAAAATCCAATAGTATCTAATGATTTTACCTTATTAGGGGAAGGATGATTTTGAATGAGGTTTATTGGCTTTGAGATTGCATTATACTTGGCATGGATAACATAACTAACATTAAAACCACAGATAATATGTCAACTAATAAAGCAACACTTGCAAATCATTTGAAACTAGATGACAAGGCTATGAAGAGTTTAGCTGGAAATATGAATGATCTATTGTCTGATTATCATATTTTTTATCAAAATGTAAGAGGATTTCACTGGAATGTAAAAGGTGAAAATTTCTTTGATCTTCATATCAAGTTTGAAGAACTATACACGCAACTTTATGAAAATATAGATGATCTGGCTGAGAGAGTCGTAACTATTGGATTCAAGCCTTTACATGCCTATTCAGATTACCTTAAGAATAGTATTCATAAAGAAATTACCGATGTAAGTAATGGAGATGAATGTGTCAAACATGTCATTGATGGACTTGGCATTCTAGCACAGTCTCACAGAAAAGTAGCCGAAGAGGCTGGCGAAGCTGGAGACATTGCAACTGAAGATATGCTGACAGCTTTTGTGGGCGATCTTGAGAAAAGAATGTGGATGTTTACTATGTTTGCAAAATAATATACCAAACACAGCCAAATTTAAGAGCCGCAGTGAGAACTGTGGCTTTTTTGGTTTAAAGCAAAAAAGCTCGCTTTATAAAAAAACGAGCTTTTGATAAAATCTACTTTTTGCTTTAAGAGAGAGCTTTTTCACAGAAATCAACACATTTCTGAACCTCTTTCACTGGATCTGATCCTTCTGGAACCTGATATTCAAGTTCTATCGTGGCAGGAAACTTATATTTATTTTTTTTCATCAATTGGAGCATTTCTGGGATTGGAGTATCTCCTTTTCCCCATTCTAAATTCCCCTTTCCGTTGGCCGGAGTTTGACGATCTTTAGTATGCATGCTTAAAATGCGCTTATGTTGTTTTTCTATCAAAGGAATTAAATCCGTATTACCTGCAGCAATATAGTGTCCGGCATCTAGGTTAAGTCCATTCTTTGGGCTTTGCGAAAGCGCAGTGTCCCAAAAAGTAAAAGTTTCTTGCTCATGACCGTGATAGCCCACTGACATTCCATTCTTCTCTCCAAGTTTACCAAGCCTCAATGTATGAGCATCATCTGAGGGGTGTTCAAGTGTTACATGAGATGCACCAAGAGCTTTGGCAGCTCGCATGCCATAGGAGATTTCAGCATCTGAATTATTCTTTCCAAAGGCACTGGGTTTAAATGCATAGATACTGACCCCAGCAGCTTTGTACATTTTGCGGAAATCTTCAAATTTTTTCATATCCACATTAGCTCTCCACTCAGCAACTTCTTTTCCGTAAGCCTCTGAAGCAGATCTCATTTCTGCCATTTCTTTCTTTTCATCCTCGGTCAATTCACCTCCATCTCGACCTTTACGCATAAGTTGAAACATTCTCATCCTATCCACTGGAGAAGATGGCATGCCAGCGAAACTCTCTGCTGGATCTCCCATGAGTTCAATTGCGCTAAGACCGGATTCAGTTACATATTTCAGTGTTGCTTCTGCACTTTGATCTGGCATGGACCGAAAGGAGTAAGTAATGCATCCAACCTGGACTCCATTTATCAAAGAGTTTGGCTTATTGTAATTTTTGAGAATATTAGGCGCTCCATGCAGCCATGCTGGGGCAGCCATAAATCCTGCTGCTCCTAGAGCTGACTTTATCAAAAATTCTCTTCTGTTTTTCATGGTATTTTGGGTTATTGAATAGGGAGAGTTTATTTTATTGAAAATCAAATTAATAATTTTCCAGTAATAAATATTGAAAAGGCAATGGTACACCAAATGATTAGATAGTTGGTCGTAATCTAATTTAAACGAAAGCAGGTATCTTACCTTTTCAATTGATTATAGAATTTGAATACGAATAGTGAGATGAAATCCTTAAGGAAAAGAATGGATGAAGGTGATTTTTTAAAGGAATTAAATTTCCAGACGGCTAGGAGTGGTGGGGCAGGTGGTCAGCATGTCAATAAAGTGGAGACCAAGGTCTTGATTAATTTCGATCTGGAAGCATCATTAGCATTGACAGAGGAGGAAAAAATTAGGTTAAAAGAAAAGCTAAAGTCCAAAATAACCGAAGCAGGATTACTTCAGGTTCAAGCACAAGAGAAGCGTTCTCAATTCCAGAATAAGGAGATTGCTATCCAAAAGTTTTATGAGTTGATCCAGAAAGGATTAAAAAAGAAAAAGACTCGCAAAGCCACTAAACCAGGTAAGGGAGCCATAGAAAAACGTCTAAAATCCAAAAAGAACAAAGCTGAAAAGAAAGCCAATAGAAGTTGGAAGTATTAAGCTAACATGATCTTTCTATTCAATAACACGGACCAAAAGTCGATTACAAACTTTTTCGCTGAGTGTTTCAGAGGAATGGTTTTCGTAATTTACTACCATACTTTGATCATAAGGTTCGACAGAACGAATGGAAAGCTCTTTTCCCAAACTCAATTCCCTGCTATTTAAGAATTCTAAAAATTCGGTTGAGGAATTAGTGAGTCCTGCTAAAGTCACTGTTTGACCAGATTTGCAAGAAGAAAGGCTGACATAATTCACTTCCTGAACCCGGCCGTTTTTATCAGGAATAGGAGAGCCATGTGGATCTACGGTAGGAAAGCCTAGCATTTCATCCATTCTTTCAAAAAATTTACCAGCGTGAATATGTTCCACTTGCTCTGCAATTTCATGAACTTCTTCCCAGCCAAATCCCATTTTATTGACCAAAAACATTTCTGTTAGCCTATGTTTTCGGATAATTAGTGCAGCTGCTTTTTGTCCATCTTTTGTCAGAGTTACCGGTCTGTATTTTTCATAAATCACCCAACCGTTTTTTTGCATGTTTTTTACCATACTATTCACCGTAGGCATACTTACCTGCATTTGTCCTGCTAATTCCGAAATGTTCACCTCATTTTCCTCATTCGCTAAGTTAAATAAGGCCTTGAGATAGTTTTCTTCTGTTTGAGAAGCCATACAATTTTCAATTTGTACTCAAATATCTAAAAAAAATATGGATAACAATTTTGTTAGATCAATCTAACAAATTACTTTTGCAATATCTAATTAAATTGTGAGAAGACTGATATGAAGAGATTACTACTAGCATTAGCAATAGTTTGTGGAGGGATTACAGGAGTTTTCGCTCAAGAATTTTTGGTGGAAGGGAGAGTTATGTCAGAAAACAAAGCACTAGAATTTGCAAATGTTCTTGTGAAAGGGACAAGTTTAGGTGCGGTGACAGATCAGGAAGGTTACTTTAAAATTGCCCTTTCTAAGTCAGGGGAGATAAGTCTTCAGGTTTCCAGTATGGGTTATAAGACGCTAAACAAGACTTTAAAAGTCCCTTCAGATCAAGCAAGAAATCTAAGTTTCGAACTAGAATCTATGGATTCAGGCTTGGATGAAGTGGTAGTAAGTGGTACTATGCAGGAAGTTTCTAAGTTAGATTCTCCTGTTCCTGTAGAGGTTTATTCTGCAAATTTTTTCAGAGCCAATCCCACCCCTTCGGTTTTTGAATCGCTTCAAAATGTGAATGGAGTTCGTCCCCAGATCAACTGTAATGTTTGTAATACAGGAGATATTCATATCAATGGATTGGAAGGACCTTATACCATGATTTTGATCGATGGGATGCCAATTGTTTCAGGTTTAGCGACTGTTTACGGCTTGACAGGAATACCTCAGTCATTGATCAATCGTATGGAAGTGGTGAAAGGACCTGCTTCCACACTATATGGTTCAGAGGCAGTAGGTGGTTTAATCAATGTCATTACCAAGAGCCCTGATACTGCACCACAAGTTGCGGTCGATGCCTTTGCCAGCAGTTGGGGAGAGGTTAATACTGATATTGGCTTTAAGAGCAATTTGGGCTCAAAGCTCCAATCTTTGTCAGGAGTAAATGTGTTTTATTACGATAACCCAATTGACAATAATTCTGATGGGTTTACGGACTTAACTTTATCTAAAAGATTTTCGGTCTTCCAAAAATTCAATTTAAAAAGGCCTCAAAATAGAGTATTCAATATTGCGGGTAGGTATGTTTATGAGGATCGTTGGGGAGGTGAGATGAACTGGGATAAAAGTTTTCGTGGAGGAGACG
Above is a window of Algoriphagus machipongonensis DNA encoding:
- the arfB gene encoding alternative ribosome rescue aminoacyl-tRNA hydrolase ArfB, with product MKSLRKRMDEGDFLKELNFQTARSGGAGGQHVNKVETKVLINFDLEASLALTEEEKIRLKEKLKSKITEAGLLQVQAQEKRSQFQNKEIAIQKFYELIQKGLKKKKTRKATKPGKGAIEKRLKSKKNKAEKKANRSWKY
- a CDS encoding sigma-54-dependent transcriptional regulator: MAKILVIDDNIDICQLLERFLTKKGYEVDTTISGKNGLEMVKETYYDLIFCDFKLRDMEGRDVLAKVRIISPGTKVAIITGYADVKIAVEVIKKGAFDYITKPLIPDEIISLIERALALKEEEKVKSVTFEKADSKAKKKTSKAEADSKFLKGTGKESKKLYKEVKLVAPTNLSVVIYGESGAGKENIARLIHDQSERAGKPFIAVDCGALTKELAGSELWGHEKGSFTGAHTEKPGQFEIADGGTIFLDEISNLSYEVQVGLLRLVQERKLRRIGGTKDKSIDVRIIVASNEDLRKAVQENKFREDLYFRFNEFSITVPPLRERKDDIEAFALHFLELSNEELNKDVEGFDEEVKEVFQEYVWPGNLREMRNVIRRATLLTDGEKMTVSALPPEVVYARKFNFTDSTSSNTSDAQANGAQASKSPTNLKDAAAEAEAEVLRKVLEEVKYNRTKAAKQLGIDRKTLFNKMKQYDL
- a CDS encoding sugar phosphate isomerase/epimerase family protein encodes the protein MKNRREFLIKSALGAAGFMAAPAWLHGAPNILKNYNKPNSLINGVQVGCITYSFRSMPDQSAEATLKYVTESGLSAIELMGDPAESFAGMPSSPVDRMRMFQLMRKGRDGGELTEDEKKEMAEMRSASEAYGKEVAEWRANVDMKKFEDFRKMYKAAGVSIYAFKPSAFGKNNSDAEISYGMRAAKALGASHVTLEHPSDDAHTLRLGKLGEKNGMSVGYHGHEQETFTFWDTALSQSPKNGLNLDAGHYIAAGNTDLIPLIEKQHKRILSMHTKDRQTPANGKGNLEWGKGDTPIPEMLQLMKKNKYKFPATIELEYQVPEGSDPVKEVQKCVDFCEKALS
- a CDS encoding Dps family protein; protein product: MSTNKATLANHLKLDDKAMKSLAGNMNDLLSDYHIFYQNVRGFHWNVKGENFFDLHIKFEELYTQLYENIDDLAERVVTIGFKPLHAYSDYLKNSIHKEITDVSNGDECVKHVIDGLGILAQSHRKVAEEAGEAGDIATEDMLTAFVGDLEKRMWMFTMFAK
- a CDS encoding metal-dependent transcriptional regulator → MASQTEENYLKALFNLANEENEVNISELAGQMQVSMPTVNSMVKNMQKNGWVIYEKYRPVTLTKDGQKAAALIIRKHRLTEMFLVNKMGFGWEEVHEIAEQVEHIHAGKFFERMDEMLGFPTVDPHGSPIPDKNGRVQEVNYVSLSSCKSGQTVTLAGLTNSSTEFLEFLNSRELSLGKELSIRSVEPYDQSMVVNYENHSSETLSEKVCNRLLVRVIE